The uncultured Methanomethylovorans sp. genome contains a region encoding:
- a CDS encoding RND family transporter, whose amino-acid sequence MRGIIIKGIFEKLGVFIEDNSVAIALIALLLIILSLQGAQLIEMKSGTDTFVEKTSKLYQDFDHLYLNLFSTQSIVVMVEGKDITNPELLKALDRAQLSAAAIPGVIEVTSPSTVIKEVNYEMTGNAEIPDDEATIKGMVSSYMPSALMPDDTHAFMSVVIEGTTTDQMQEEILKQTESSVAFAVFPPDYNVIVTGDPAFNVALNYEMNSSMGPLLGIAALLMMVVLYVVFKHVRWRLLPLPIVLLGIILTFGAMGFLNIPMTMVSMAAFPVLIGLGIDYAIQFHNRIEEELAKGEDAAEAVVQTIKHIGPAVLIALIITALGFFSLFTSAVPMIQDFGKLLLIGIIMCFFVSLFVGVTVIYTLHRLEDRKKLKKGIAGKKNDHPDNTTQPDILDRLIGKMTAFTLKYPWIILIIASLSCLGGMYVDSMVPVQTDVQTFVPQDMSALLDLKHLGSILGGTDQLNLVIKTDDNADPDLLKWIDEFSEHEVAGRSHIYGSSSIVPLVKEMNGGEIPDTAEEVKHLYTQMSDSQKERYLHGGNIMVLNLNIGNAMGELGLEGISDLSDTVEEDIKWFVPPPGSTVTITGNSVVFFEVIGALTSGRMLMTMLGIVLVFIGLLVIYRDHLKALTPIITMLIVVGWSGGVMYYAGLEYTPMTATLGALILGVGSEYAILMMERYFEEKDKGATPDEAMHEASIKMGKAIISSGLTTVFGFAALIASPFTMTSNFGFITVIDVTLALFATFVVFPPVLVLLDKHREQRISKKKMKTMNTNHAKATEVSSI is encoded by the coding sequence TTGAGAGGGATTATTATAAAAGGCATATTTGAAAAACTTGGAGTCTTCATAGAAGATAACTCGGTGGCTATTGCACTTATTGCACTTCTTTTAATAATCCTCTCTCTGCAGGGTGCTCAGCTAATTGAAATGAAATCAGGAACAGATACTTTTGTTGAAAAAACATCGAAGCTCTACCAGGATTTTGACCATCTTTATCTAAATCTCTTCAGTACCCAGTCAATAGTTGTGATGGTTGAGGGTAAAGATATCACAAATCCGGAACTTCTTAAAGCCCTGGACAGGGCCCAGCTTTCAGCTGCTGCCATCCCCGGTGTAATTGAAGTAACTTCTCCTTCCACTGTAATAAAAGAAGTTAACTATGAAATGACCGGGAATGCAGAAATACCGGATGATGAAGCAACGATAAAGGGCATGGTGTCTTCATACATGCCTTCTGCTCTTATGCCGGATGATACTCATGCTTTCATGTCAGTGGTAATAGAAGGAACTACTACAGATCAGATGCAGGAAGAAATATTGAAACAGACAGAGTCATCTGTTGCATTCGCCGTGTTCCCTCCTGATTACAATGTTATAGTTACAGGCGATCCAGCTTTTAATGTCGCACTTAACTACGAGATGAACTCAAGCATGGGACCATTGCTTGGTATAGCAGCTTTGCTCATGATGGTAGTACTTTACGTAGTATTCAAGCATGTAAGATGGAGATTGCTTCCGTTACCTATTGTGCTTTTAGGTATCATATTAACTTTCGGTGCAATGGGTTTTCTGAACATACCTATGACAATGGTATCCATGGCCGCTTTTCCTGTGCTGATTGGACTTGGGATCGACTATGCTATCCAGTTCCATAACCGCATAGAGGAAGAACTTGCAAAAGGAGAAGATGCTGCAGAGGCCGTGGTACAAACTATAAAGCACATTGGGCCAGCTGTACTGATAGCTCTGATCATCACAGCTCTGGGTTTCTTTTCTCTTTTCACATCAGCAGTGCCTATGATCCAGGATTTTGGAAAACTTCTGCTTATAGGAATTATAATGTGTTTTTTTGTTTCTCTTTTTGTAGGTGTTACAGTGATCTATACTCTACACCGGCTAGAGGATAGAAAGAAATTGAAAAAAGGAATAGCCGGTAAAAAGAATGACCACCCCGACAACACCACACAACCTGATATTTTAGATCGCTTGATTGGGAAGATGACTGCTTTCACGCTAAAATATCCATGGATTATCTTAATTATTGCAAGCTTGTCCTGTCTTGGGGGCATGTACGTGGATTCCATGGTTCCTGTGCAGACAGATGTCCAGACTTTTGTTCCGCAGGACATGTCTGCTTTATTGGACCTCAAACATCTTGGCAGCATACTTGGTGGTACCGATCAGCTTAATCTCGTGATAAAAACAGACGATAATGCCGACCCAGATCTACTTAAATGGATCGATGAGTTCTCAGAGCACGAAGTTGCAGGCAGATCCCACATATACGGGTCCAGCAGTATTGTGCCTCTTGTAAAAGAGATGAATGGCGGTGAGATCCCGGACACTGCTGAAGAAGTAAAGCATCTATATACACAGATGTCAGATAGCCAGAAAGAACGGTATCTCCATGGCGGGAATATAATGGTGCTAAATCTAAACATAGGGAACGCCATGGGTGAATTGGGACTAGAAGGCATATCTGACCTCTCTGATACGGTTGAAGAAGATATTAAATGGTTTGTCCCTCCTCCAGGCAGCACTGTTACGATTACCGGGAATTCAGTAGTATTCTTCGAGGTTATCGGCGCACTTACTTCAGGTCGCATGTTGATGACTATGCTTGGTATAGTCCTGGTGTTCATAGGACTGCTGGTAATTTATAGAGACCACCTGAAAGCCCTGACTCCGATCATCACAATGCTAATCGTCGTAGGATGGTCTGGAGGCGTCATGTATTATGCAGGCCTTGAATACACTCCTATGACAGCAACTCTTGGTGCACTTATTCTTGGAGTAGGCTCCGAATATGCTATCCTTATGATGGAAAGATATTTTGAAGAAAAAGACAAAGGAGCCACACCTGATGAGGCTATGCATGAGGCAAGCATCAAAATGGGGAAGGCTATCATTAGTTCAGGACTTACTACGGTCTTTGGTTTTGCTGCATTGATCGCTTCTCCTTTTACTATGACCAGCAATTTTGGTTTCATTACAGTTATTGATGTCACGCTGGCATTGTTCGCTACATTTGTAGTATTCCCTCCTGTATTAGTTTTATTGGACAAGCATAGGGAACAGAGGATCTCGAAGAAAAAAATGAAAACCATGAATACTAACCATGCCAAGGCAACGGAGGTTAGCTCCATATGA
- a CDS encoding helix-turn-helix domain-containing protein — MSSLIDSLRNLGFTEYEAKVFVALTRYGSGTATDLHMFSGIPRPAVYGVLRKLAERGLIEVQHTKPMRYKCICPQKTIEKIKTDFEQETESALEKLEEVYSSKDNEIQEEVVWTINGLKNVTDRIIQVICNAKSEIIAETPHPGFKDLENVYLLIEKHHKELAEVFNRKISEGVKVRIIAYSSEELGDIAKQIPGAELRLYAIKDEQFRKGGAILVDSSEVLIDLRKDAGVKEELTAIWSNGREFVFFVKHLLEAEWEAAHTNLN; from the coding sequence ATGTCTTCACTTATTGATTCTCTTAGAAACTTAGGGTTTACTGAATATGAGGCAAAGGTCTTTGTGGCATTGACCAGGTATGGGAGTGGTACTGCTACAGACCTTCATATGTTCTCAGGCATACCAAGGCCTGCTGTATACGGAGTTCTAAGAAAGCTTGCTGAACGTGGTCTTATTGAAGTGCAGCATACAAAACCCATGAGATACAAATGCATCTGCCCTCAGAAAACCATTGAAAAGATCAAAACGGATTTTGAGCAGGAAACGGAATCAGCTCTTGAAAAACTTGAAGAGGTCTACTCAAGTAAGGACAATGAAATTCAGGAAGAAGTTGTCTGGACCATAAACGGCCTGAAAAATGTAACTGACAGGATAATCCAGGTTATTTGCAATGCAAAATCTGAAATCATAGCAGAAACTCCTCATCCTGGTTTCAAGGATCTTGAGAATGTGTACTTGTTAATAGAAAAACACCATAAGGAACTTGCTGAGGTGTTCAATCGTAAGATAAGCGAAGGTGTTAAAGTGCGTATAATCGCTTATTCCTCGGAGGAATTAGGGGACATAGCAAAACAAATTCCCGGTGCCGAACTTAGATTGTATGCCATAAAGGATGAACAATTTAGGAAAGGGGGAGCTATTTTAGTCGATAGCTCTGAGGTGCTGATAGACCTCAGAAAAGATGCAGGTGTAAAAGAAGAACTTACAGCTATATGGTCTAATGGACGAGAGTTCGTTTTCTTTGTGAAGCACTTACTTGAAGCCGAGTGGGAAGCTGCCCATACCAATTTGAACTAA
- a CDS encoding pyridoxamine 5'-phosphate oxidase family protein: protein MVKLNSEMKDAFPKMRIFPLATASKDGIPNVIPIGFCKLQDDDETVWIADNFFLKTLENLRANPIVALYVWGPETQGCFQIKGPIEIKTSGEDYEKMYKMVKSMGDRFPARSLVVMKITEVYECKSGSDAGKRLL from the coding sequence ATGGTAAAACTCAATTCAGAGATGAAAGATGCATTCCCCAAAATGCGGATATTCCCGCTGGCGACGGCTTCAAAGGATGGCATTCCTAATGTTATACCCATAGGTTTCTGTAAATTGCAGGATGACGATGAAACGGTCTGGATAGCCGATAACTTTTTCCTGAAAACACTTGAAAACCTCAGGGCAAATCCCATAGTGGCCCTGTATGTATGGGGACCCGAAACCCAAGGTTGTTTCCAGATAAAAGGACCCATCGAAATCAAAACTAGTGGTGAAGATTACGAAAAAATGTACAAGATGGTAAAGTCCATGGGAGACAGATTCCCTGCCAGAAGCCTTGTGGTAATGAAGATCACTGAAGTTTACGAATGCAAGTCAGGCTCCGATGCAGGTAAAAGGCTGCTCTGA
- a CDS encoding DUF2178 domain-containing protein — protein MKKEQFRVISLVTVVSVGAIIGFASSIGNPILAGGGMFAGMAVLYLAKRTVKGVVEDEMNFHINHLASALTLKLVTICFATVGAILIAMRNTYPQYMDLGFFLAYTSCIIIMLYAIFYSYYNRKYEA, from the coding sequence ATGAAAAAGGAACAATTTAGAGTCATCTCACTTGTGACTGTAGTATCTGTCGGAGCGATAATCGGATTTGCATCTTCCATAGGAAATCCGATACTTGCAGGAGGGGGTATGTTTGCGGGCATGGCTGTCCTATATCTTGCCAAACGAACAGTAAAAGGAGTTGTGGAAGATGAGATGAACTTTCATATCAATCATCTGGCTTCTGCGCTGACCCTTAAACTAGTTACCATCTGTTTTGCCACAGTCGGTGCTATCCTTATAGCAATGAGGAATACATATCCTCAGTATATGGACCTTGGCTTTTTCCTTGCCTACACAAGCTGTATTATTATAATGCTTTATGCAATCTTTTACTCGTACTACAATAGGAAATACGAGGCATAG
- a CDS encoding helix-turn-helix transcriptional regulator, with product MKNRIKVYRAIHDLTQEVLADKLQVTRQTIHAIEREKYDPSLELAFKLSQLFRVPIEELFIYDEKEYVLDT from the coding sequence ATGAAGAACAGAATTAAGGTCTACAGAGCTATTCATGATCTCACCCAGGAGGTTCTGGCAGATAAATTGCAGGTCACAAGGCAGACTATACACGCCATTGAAAGGGAAAAATACGATCCTTCCCTTGAACTTGCATTCAAACTATCGCAGTTGTTCAGGGTTCCAATTGAGGAACTATTCATTTATGATGAAAAGGAGTATGTTCTGGATACATAA
- a CDS encoding sugar-specific transcriptional regulator TrmB: MTEMAIDELLRWIISVDRRLILLEYMRKHTVANASDIAHENDRSIQNISRALKELEDMGLIECLTPTKTTWKKYILTDKGKMVMDKMEGKYI, encoded by the coding sequence ATGACCGAAATGGCAATAGATGAGCTGCTCAGGTGGATAATAAGTGTTGATAGGCGCCTTATTCTTCTGGAGTATATGAGAAAACATACGGTTGCTAATGCTTCTGACATCGCTCATGAGAATGATAGATCTATCCAGAACATTAGCCGTGCCTTAAAAGAATTAGAAGATATGGGTCTAATAGAATGTCTGACTCCGACAAAAACGACATGGAAAAAGTACATCCTCACCGACAAGGGAAAAATGGTAATGGATAAGATGGAAGGAAAATATATTTAG
- a CDS encoding DapH/DapD/GlmU-related protein, with amino-acid sequence MQFQNPQKQKPKISKKAWISETAIIIGNVTIGDNVFVAHNAIIRADEPDSSIIIGDGCNVQDNVIIHALSHSQVIVNSNTSLAHGCIVHGPCYIGEGCFVGFGSVVFDCTVGDDSLVMHNATVRKIIVPEGKVVPDGMAITEQHTVENLENTSSELAEFKNSVVRANINLVKGYKALEMEVESE; translated from the coding sequence ATGCAATTCCAAAATCCACAAAAGCAAAAACCAAAGATCAGCAAAAAGGCATGGATATCTGAAACAGCTATCATTATTGGAAATGTCACTATTGGCGATAATGTCTTTGTGGCACATAATGCGATTATCAGAGCCGATGAACCAGATTCTTCAATAATAATTGGTGATGGTTGTAATGTTCAGGATAATGTAATCATACACGCTCTTTCCCATTCACAGGTCATTGTAAACAGTAACACTTCCCTCGCTCATGGGTGCATCGTACACGGCCCATGTTACATAGGAGAAGGATGTTTTGTCGGTTTTGGATCAGTGGTATTTGACTGCACTGTCGGTGATGATAGTCTGGTCATGCATAATGCTACTGTAAGAAAGATTATTGTCCCTGAAGGAAAAGTAGTACCTGATGGCATGGCTATAACTGAACAGCATACTGTAGAAAATCTGGAAAACACTTCTTCAGAATTAGCAGAATTTAAAAATTCGGTTGTAAGAGCTAATATTAACCTTGTGAAAGGATACAAGGCTCTTGAGATGGAAGTTGAAAGTGAGTGA
- a CDS encoding thioredoxin family protein gives MKLEILGTGCKKCKMTKEIVDKAIAETGVKAEVIKVEDLETIMSYGVMLTPALVVDGDVRIAGKVPSIDDVKKWILK, from the coding sequence ATGAAGTTGGAAATACTCGGAACTGGTTGCAAGAAATGTAAGATGACTAAGGAAATCGTAGACAAAGCAATTGCTGAAACCGGAGTAAAGGCTGAAGTTATAAAAGTAGAAGACTTAGAAACTATAATGTCTTATGGTGTAATGCTCACTCCTGCATTGGTAGTTGATGGGGATGTAAGAATAGCAGGAAAAGTACCATCCATCGATGATGTCAAGAAGTGGATTTTAAAATAA
- a CDS encoding universal stress protein, whose protein sequence is MTSTVQKILIATDGSDYSKNAIIQGMELAILVNAKVYVLYVLDKKAYAPPILKTSISLGSKWDVIEETLRQEGDEAIQYAKKIAEDKGVDIETVILEGAPAHTILEFAEQSKVNLIILGALGKGRFERFLLGSVADKVVKHSKISVLLVTDQIFNS, encoded by the coding sequence ATGACTAGTACTGTTCAAAAAATATTGATTGCAACTGATGGTTCTGATTATAGTAAAAATGCTATAATTCAGGGAATGGAACTTGCAATATTGGTAAATGCCAAAGTTTATGTTCTATATGTTCTTGACAAAAAAGCATATGCACCTCCTATATTGAAAACATCGATTTCTCTGGGTTCTAAATGGGATGTCATTGAAGAAACATTGCGTCAAGAAGGAGATGAAGCTATCCAATATGCCAAGAAGATTGCAGAGGATAAAGGAGTAGATATTGAAACTGTAATTTTGGAAGGGGCCCCTGCTCATACAATCCTTGAGTTTGCAGAACAGAGCAAAGTAAATCTTATAATTCTAGGAGCTCTTGGAAAGGGTAGATTCGAAAGATTTCTACTTGGCAGCGTAGCGGATAAAGTTGTAAAACATTCTAAAATCTCTGTTCTTTTGGTTACAGATCAAATCTTTAATTCTTAG
- a CDS encoding permease yields MIDIFYPLQWLADKLTYDIFGIVQGTSLASSVNFIIYDVMKIFVLLCFMIFFVAYIRTYVTPEKTRRILGGKKGVQYNLIASLVGTVTPFCSCSSVPLFIGFLEAGVPLGVTFSFLITSPLVNEAAVAVLWATIGTKATVMYVTSGVAIGVIGGYLIGLLKMEKYVADFVYKIHSKQVAETKMNRKERFDYAVNEVKDIVGRVWIYVIIGVTLGGIFHGYAPEGILAKYAGKDNPLAVPIAVLIGVPLYSNVMGMIPIMESLIGKGLPVGTSLAFLMGVTALSLPEMIILKKVLKKQLIAVFVTIVTIAIIFTGYLFNYLI; encoded by the coding sequence ATGATTGATATCTTTTATCCTTTGCAATGGTTGGCAGATAAGCTTACCTATGATATTTTTGGCATTGTTCAAGGGACATCCCTTGCAAGTAGTGTAAATTTCATAATCTATGACGTAATGAAGATCTTTGTTCTCCTATGTTTCATGATATTTTTTGTAGCATATATTAGAACCTATGTTACACCAGAAAAAACAAGAAGGATACTTGGAGGCAAAAAAGGTGTTCAGTATAATCTGATAGCATCGTTGGTTGGAACTGTTACTCCTTTTTGTTCATGCTCTTCTGTTCCCCTCTTCATAGGTTTTCTGGAAGCGGGAGTGCCACTTGGAGTCACATTTTCTTTCCTCATCACCTCTCCTCTAGTAAATGAAGCAGCTGTTGCTGTGCTGTGGGCCACAATTGGAACTAAGGCAACAGTGATGTATGTAACTTCAGGAGTGGCGATTGGTGTTATTGGTGGATATTTGATAGGTTTGTTAAAAATGGAAAAGTATGTTGCAGATTTTGTCTATAAGATCCATTCCAAGCAAGTTGCAGAAACAAAAATGAACCGAAAGGAAAGATTTGATTACGCAGTAAATGAAGTAAAAGATATCGTTGGGAGAGTATGGATATACGTAATTATAGGTGTTACTTTAGGCGGTATTTTTCATGGGTATGCACCTGAAGGAATATTGGCAAAATATGCAGGTAAAGATAATCCTTTGGCGGTTCCAATAGCAGTTCTTATAGGAGTGCCCCTCTATTCAAATGTGATGGGAATGATTCCTATTATGGAAAGCTTAATAGGCAAAGGTTTACCAGTTGGAACGTCTCTTGCATTTCTAATGGGCGTAACTGCTCTTTCGCTTCCTGAAATGATTATACTTAAAAAAGTATTGAAAAAACAACTGATTGCGGTTTTCGTAACAATTGTGACAATTGCTATAATTTTTACGGGTTATTTATTCAATTACCTTATATAA
- the hgcB gene encoding mercury methylation ferredoxin HgcB, whose translation MFNSYRENTLQYYPEKCINCLRCTEVCPHRVFGEGKERVELLQQSACMECGACARNCPVQAIEVQSGVGCAWAMIGAALKGKDMDSRECCCGGEDGSCCN comes from the coding sequence ATGTTTAATTCTTATCGTGAAAATACTCTCCAATACTACCCTGAAAAGTGTATCAACTGTTTGCGATGTACAGAGGTGTGCCCTCATAGAGTCTTTGGAGAAGGAAAAGAACGTGTTGAACTCTTGCAGCAATCTGCTTGTATGGAATGTGGTGCTTGTGCCCGAAACTGTCCTGTTCAGGCAATCGAAGTACAGAGTGGTGTAGGTTGTGCATGGGCAATGATAGGTGCTGCTCTTAAAGGTAAAGATATGGATAGTAGGGAATGTTGCTGCGGAGGGGAAGACGGATCTTGTTGCAACTGA
- the hgcA gene encoding mercury methylation corrinoid protein HgcA: MASNKNTSSPCACEPRSDKSQFITLTNKIQASEILKTTSELTLKNRLDHVFARLGVNRMGHIIKPGLYKLGNPTPDSLVFVSANYTLSFDAVRSALSGIDCYILVLDTKGINVWCAAGKGTFGTEELIQRIMWSGLSNIVRQRTVILPQLGAPGISAHDVQRRSGFKIEFGPVRANDLPEYLKTHTATPEMRRVHFSFKDRLVLTPVEFRHALLPTIVATTILFFLAGPLVALAGITTVITGTIIFPALLPFIPTHDFSTKGLILGALANIPFAISVDLNPEISVVMKVLISVILFLMMPTVTAYLALNFTGCTTFTSRTGVKKEIYRYVPIMAMMAVFGLILSVILGVIKLMKVI; the protein is encoded by the coding sequence ATGGCCAGTAACAAAAATACTAGTTCTCCATGCGCGTGTGAGCCTCGGTCAGATAAAAGTCAATTTATAACTCTGACAAACAAGATTCAGGCATCTGAAATTCTGAAGACTACAAGTGAGCTAACTCTCAAAAATAGGCTTGATCATGTATTTGCAAGACTAGGTGTAAATCGAATGGGACATATTATAAAACCTGGCCTTTACAAACTAGGGAATCCTACTCCAGATTCTTTGGTTTTTGTTTCAGCAAATTACACTCTTAGCTTTGATGCCGTGCGCTCAGCACTTTCTGGAATTGATTGTTATATTCTTGTTCTGGATACGAAGGGAATAAATGTATGGTGTGCTGCGGGCAAAGGTACATTTGGGACAGAAGAACTGATACAGCGCATTATGTGGTCAGGACTTTCCAATATTGTTCGCCAGCGTACTGTAATACTTCCACAGCTTGGAGCTCCAGGAATCTCAGCTCATGACGTACAACGGAGGTCTGGTTTTAAGATCGAATTTGGCCCTGTCCGCGCCAATGATCTTCCCGAATACCTTAAAACGCATACTGCAACACCTGAAATGCGTAGAGTTCATTTTTCATTCAAAGACCGTCTGGTACTCACACCAGTAGAGTTTAGACATGCACTACTTCCCACAATCGTCGCTACAACCATTCTATTTTTCCTTGCTGGTCCTCTTGTTGCCCTTGCAGGAATAACTACAGTAATCACAGGAACTATAATTTTTCCTGCTCTGCTTCCATTCATTCCTACACATGATTTTAGCACCAAAGGACTTATTCTTGGAGCATTGGCGAACATTCCCTTTGCAATATCCGTTGATCTGAACCCTGAAATATCTGTTGTAATGAAAGTGTTGATATCAGTGATATTATTCTTAATGATGCCAACTGTGACCGCGTATTTAGCCCTTAACTTTACAGGGTGTACCACGTTTACTTCAAGGACCGGTGTTAAAAAAGAGATCTATCGGTATGTACCTATTATGGCAATGATGGCGGTTTTCGGGCTAATACTTTCAGTTATATTAGGAGTAATCAAATTGATGAAGGTGATTTGA
- a CDS encoding HgcAB-associated protein — MNKKRVSNKENDLNDSVPVCECNPCSAYNVEAILSIDERGQMVLPKDVREKAGIKTGTKLALISWEKDGGICCLALIRAENLNGMVKEVLEPLMHKGD, encoded by the coding sequence ATGAACAAAAAGAGAGTATCCAATAAAGAGAATGACCTTAATGACTCCGTACCTGTATGCGAGTGTAATCCCTGTTCTGCATATAATGTAGAAGCAATTCTTAGCATTGATGAAAGAGGACAGATGGTACTTCCTAAAGATGTTCGTGAAAAAGCTGGTATTAAGACAGGAACTAAACTTGCTTTGATAAGTTGGGAAAAAGACGGTGGCATCTGCTGTCTGGCTCTTATCAGAGCAGAGAATCTAAATGGAATGGTAAAAGAGGTACTTGAACCCCTTATGCACAAAGGTGATTGA
- a CDS encoding GNAT family N-acetyltransferase has product MEISNCTKSDFDQIIKNISDFWCSDRTLHLHHPTLIYEFGDSAFVIKDREIVCAYLFGFYSQTEPIAYTHLLAVKKDYRRCGLAQLLYEHFIECARKKGCIKMKAITKPTNLDSIGFHKSIGMKLIGNEIIDEITVVRDYNGPGEHRVVFIREI; this is encoded by the coding sequence ATGGAAATATCAAATTGCACTAAATCTGATTTTGACCAGATAATTAAAAATATCAGTGATTTTTGGTGTAGTGACAGAACATTGCACTTGCATCATCCTACTTTGATCTATGAGTTTGGAGATTCAGCTTTTGTAATAAAGGACCGTGAAATAGTATGCGCTTATCTTTTTGGCTTTTATTCTCAGACAGAACCAATAGCTTACACACATTTATTGGCTGTAAAAAAAGACTACCGTAGATGTGGTTTAGCTCAGCTGCTCTATGAACATTTTATCGAATGCGCAAGAAAAAAGGGTTGCATAAAAATGAAGGCTATAACGAAACCCACAAATCTGGATTCCATTGGTTTCCATAAAAGTATTGGAATGAAGCTTATTGGAAATGAAATTATTGATGAGATCACTGTTGTCCGTGATTATAACGGCCCTGGCGAGCATAGAGTGGTGTTTATTAGAGAGATATAA
- a CDS encoding MarR family winged helix-turn-helix transcriptional regulator, with translation MTDRKEHLYVVFENLLKIKNGCSCEVFSECGLSDITVKQVGYLKTIDEHGEVTFSGLAKITRNSKPTITEIINKFVRMECVYRDRCPDDGRIYYIRLTEKGQMIARSEMHALLKMIEKMADSLDEDEMDTLVQILSKMK, from the coding sequence ATGACTGATAGAAAAGAGCATTTGTATGTGGTTTTTGAAAATCTTTTAAAGATCAAAAATGGATGCTCTTGTGAGGTCTTCTCTGAATGTGGGTTATCGGATATTACTGTAAAACAGGTTGGATATCTGAAAACTATTGATGAGCATGGAGAAGTGACTTTTAGCGGGCTTGCTAAGATCACTAGGAACTCTAAACCCACTATTACGGAGATTATTAACAAATTTGTAAGAATGGAGTGTGTGTACAGAGATCGATGTCCTGACGATGGCAGGATCTATTATATCCGATTGACGGAAAAAGGCCAGATGATAGCCCGTTCCGAAATGCATGCTTTGTTGAAAATGATAGAAAAAATGGCTGATTCATTGGATGAGGATGAGATGGACACTCTTGTACAGATCTTAAGCAAGATGAAA